The following are encoded together in the Tepidiforma bonchosmolovskayae genome:
- a CDS encoding helicase-related protein — MKLEDLTPNAVIRGISPGGLVTVINVQWHGSDALTLVYRTADGKVADRLLYREDEPDLELVEAGRPWSFDGDGATYRLAAEAHRIRLAHLFDPVLAVHTSLVDPLPHQITAVYETMLPRQPLRFVLADDPGAGKTIMAGLLIKELIARGDLQRCLIVCPGSLVEQWQDELSRRFNLPFEILTNDKLEAARTGNWFLENDLAIARLDKLSRNEEVQQKLFAQDNRYDLVVCDEAHKLSATYFGGEVQYTKRYRLGQRLSEITRHFLLMTATPHNGREEDFQLFMALLDGDRFEGRFRQGVHQVDVSDLMRRMVKEDLLTFEGKPLFPERIAYTVPYQLSDDEAFLYQQVTEYVRGEFNRAEALKNNKRAGTVGFALTILQRRLASSPEAIYQSLKRRRERLEKELREQELLGRGRAVALSVADTLLDEDAISDLEDAPDNEVAEVEERVLDQATAAQTVEELRREIETLQRLEDLAARVRRSGRDTKWRQLSELLQEIFTDRALSGTAREETAPYDGRPLPAPVASPNQKLVIFTEHRDTVRYLEERIATLFGRPDAIAVIHGSMGRDERRNAQERFLHDPAVRVLLATDAAGEGINLQRAHLMVNYDLPWNPNRIEQRFGRIHRIGQTEVCHLWNLVASETREGDVYRRLLEKLDEARNALGGKVFDVLGKLQFEGRPLRELLIEAIRYGDRPEVRARLDTVIEHAVDPAHLRELLEERALAHDAMDSSRVARIREEMERAEARRLQPHYVESFFLEAFRRLGGVVREREPRRYEVTYVPAQVRSRDRQIGRGEPVLPRYERITFDKELITDPGKPLAAFICPGHPLLDATIDLVLERHRDLLKRGTVLVDERDHGTSPRVLMVLEHAVQDASLLPSGEHRTISRRLLYVEMDAEGQARHLQYAPYLDYRPLADDEPSPDDLLARPECAWIGAHIEAVARNHAIATVVPEHVREVRDRRIELVEKTRAAVHDRLTKEIAYWDYRAEQLALDEQAGKPAARMNSVEARRRAEDLRLRLRRRIEELDREARVSALPPVVLGGLVVVPIGLLAAMTGRPYPLPAPAVDTGAAAALGRRLVMDVERKLGYDPVDRESDKLRYDIESRVVSGPERGRLRLIEVKARVAGADTVTVTRNEILTSLNKPDDYILALVELHADGGHRVRYLRRPFRREPDFGVTSVNYDFAELLARAEEPR; from the coding sequence GTGAAACTCGAGGACCTCACACCCAACGCCGTCATCCGAGGCATTTCGCCCGGTGGTCTCGTCACGGTCATCAACGTCCAGTGGCACGGCTCCGATGCCCTCACCCTCGTGTACCGCACCGCGGACGGCAAAGTCGCCGACCGCCTCCTCTACCGCGAGGACGAACCGGACCTCGAACTCGTTGAAGCCGGCCGGCCATGGAGCTTCGATGGCGACGGCGCAACCTACCGGCTTGCAGCCGAGGCCCATCGCATCCGTCTCGCCCACCTTTTCGACCCCGTACTCGCCGTTCACACCTCGCTGGTCGATCCCTTGCCCCACCAGATCACCGCTGTCTATGAAACGATGCTGCCCCGTCAGCCGCTCAGGTTCGTTCTCGCGGACGACCCCGGCGCCGGCAAGACCATCATGGCCGGCCTCCTCATCAAGGAGTTGATCGCCCGCGGCGACCTCCAGCGCTGCCTCATCGTCTGCCCCGGCAGCCTCGTCGAGCAGTGGCAGGACGAACTCTCGCGCCGCTTCAACCTTCCCTTCGAAATCCTCACCAACGACAAGCTCGAAGCAGCCCGCACCGGCAACTGGTTCCTCGAAAACGACCTCGCCATCGCCCGCCTCGACAAGCTCTCCCGCAACGAAGAGGTCCAGCAGAAGCTCTTCGCCCAGGACAACCGCTACGACCTCGTGGTCTGCGATGAAGCCCACAAGCTCTCGGCAACCTACTTCGGGGGCGAGGTCCAGTACACCAAGCGCTACCGGCTCGGCCAGCGCCTCTCCGAAATCACCCGTCACTTCCTCCTGATGACGGCAACGCCCCACAACGGCCGGGAAGAGGACTTCCAGCTCTTCATGGCCCTCCTCGATGGCGACCGCTTCGAAGGCCGGTTCCGCCAGGGCGTCCACCAGGTCGATGTCTCCGACCTCATGCGCCGCATGGTCAAGGAGGACCTCCTCACCTTCGAAGGCAAACCGCTCTTCCCCGAGCGCATCGCCTACACCGTCCCCTACCAGCTATCCGACGACGAGGCCTTCCTCTACCAGCAGGTGACCGAATACGTCCGCGGGGAGTTCAACCGTGCGGAGGCGCTGAAGAACAACAAGCGCGCCGGCACCGTCGGCTTCGCCCTCACCATCCTCCAGCGGCGCCTCGCATCCTCGCCCGAGGCCATCTACCAGTCACTCAAGCGCCGGCGGGAGCGCCTCGAGAAGGAACTCAGGGAGCAGGAGCTCCTCGGCCGCGGGCGCGCGGTCGCCCTCAGCGTGGCCGATACACTGCTCGATGAGGACGCTATCTCAGACCTCGAGGACGCCCCCGACAACGAGGTCGCGGAGGTCGAGGAGCGGGTCCTCGACCAGGCAACCGCGGCCCAGACCGTCGAGGAGCTGCGGCGCGAGATCGAGACGCTCCAGCGCCTCGAAGACCTGGCGGCCCGGGTCCGCCGGAGCGGGAGAGACACCAAGTGGCGCCAGCTCTCCGAACTCCTCCAGGAGATCTTCACGGACCGTGCCTTGAGCGGCACGGCACGCGAGGAGACCGCCCCCTACGACGGGCGGCCCCTCCCGGCGCCCGTCGCCTCGCCGAACCAGAAGCTCGTCATCTTTACCGAACACCGTGACACCGTCCGGTACCTCGAGGAGCGCATCGCGACGCTCTTCGGACGCCCCGACGCGATCGCCGTCATCCACGGCAGCATGGGCCGTGACGAGCGGCGCAACGCCCAGGAGCGCTTCCTCCACGACCCCGCAGTCCGCGTCCTGCTCGCCACCGACGCCGCCGGCGAAGGCATCAACCTCCAGCGCGCTCACCTCATGGTCAACTACGACCTGCCGTGGAACCCGAACCGCATCGAGCAGCGCTTCGGGCGCATCCACCGCATCGGCCAAACCGAGGTCTGCCACCTGTGGAACCTCGTCGCCTCCGAAACCCGCGAAGGCGACGTCTACCGGCGGCTCCTCGAAAAACTCGACGAGGCCCGCAACGCCCTCGGCGGCAAGGTGTTCGATGTCCTCGGCAAGCTGCAGTTCGAAGGCCGGCCCTTGCGCGAACTCCTGATCGAGGCCATCCGCTACGGCGACCGCCCCGAAGTCCGCGCCCGGCTCGACACCGTCATCGAGCACGCGGTCGACCCCGCCCACCTCCGTGAACTCCTCGAAGAGCGCGCCCTCGCCCACGACGCGATGGATTCGAGCCGGGTGGCCCGCATCCGCGAGGAGATGGAGCGCGCCGAGGCCCGCCGGCTCCAGCCGCACTACGTCGAATCGTTCTTCCTCGAAGCCTTCCGCCGCCTCGGCGGCGTCGTTCGCGAGCGGGAGCCGCGCCGCTACGAGGTCACCTACGTGCCGGCCCAGGTCCGCAGCCGCGACCGCCAGATCGGCCGCGGCGAACCGGTGCTCCCGCGCTACGAACGGATCACCTTCGATAAGGAGCTCATCACCGACCCCGGCAAACCGCTCGCGGCCTTCATCTGCCCCGGCCATCCCCTTCTCGATGCCACCATCGACCTCGTGCTCGAACGCCACCGCGACCTGCTGAAGCGCGGCACCGTCCTGGTCGACGAGCGCGACCACGGCACCAGTCCGCGCGTCCTCATGGTCCTCGAACATGCCGTCCAGGACGCCAGCCTCCTGCCCTCCGGCGAGCACCGCACCATCTCCCGGCGCCTCCTCTACGTCGAAATGGACGCCGAAGGCCAGGCCCGCCACCTCCAGTACGCCCCGTACCTCGACTACCGCCCGCTCGCTGACGACGAGCCTTCCCCCGACGACCTCCTCGCCCGCCCCGAGTGCGCCTGGATCGGCGCCCACATCGAGGCCGTCGCCCGGAACCACGCCATCGCGACCGTCGTGCCCGAGCACGTTCGGGAGGTTCGCGACCGCCGCATCGAACTCGTCGAAAAGACCCGCGCCGCGGTCCACGACCGGCTGACGAAGGAGATCGCCTACTGGGACTACCGCGCCGAGCAGCTTGCCCTCGACGAGCAGGCCGGCAAACCGGCGGCGCGGATGAACTCCGTGGAGGCCCGCCGGCGGGCCGAAGATCTGCGCCTCCGGCTCCGGCGCCGCATCGAGGAGCTCGACCGCGAGGCCAGGGTCTCAGCCCTGCCCCCGGTCGTTCTCGGCGGCCTCGTCGTCGTGCCCATCGGCCTCCTCGCCGCCATGACCGGCCGCCCCTACCCCCTGCCCGCTCCCGCTGTCGATACCGGGGCCGCTGCCGCCCTCGGACGCCGGCTCGTCATGGACGTCGAACGGAAGCTCGGGTACGACCCCGTCGACCGCGAGTCCGACAAACTCAGGTACGACATCGAAAGCCGGGTCGTCTCCGGCCCGGAGCGCGGCCGCCTCCGCCTCATCGAGGTCAAGGCCCGCGTCGCCGGCGCCGATACGGTTACCGTCACCCGCAACGAAATCCTCACCAGCCTCAACAAGCCCGACGACTACATCCTCGCCCTCGTCGAACTCCACGCCGATGGCGGCCATCGCGTACGCTACCTGCGCCGCCCCTTCCGGCGCGAGCCCGACTTCGGCGTCACCAGCGTGAACTACGACTTCGCCGAACTCCTCGCCCGCGCCGAGGAACCGCGGTAG
- a CDS encoding UPF0175 family protein translates to MSQIDITVPDAPFAPLRKAPHELAARMQHAAAIHWYQQGLLSMERAAEAAGRGRAEFLAELARRRVDVFSLDERDLARELQGA, encoded by the coding sequence ATGTCGCAAATCGACATCACCGTGCCCGATGCCCCCTTCGCACCGCTCCGAAAGGCGCCGCACGAGCTCGCCGCTCGGATGCAGCACGCGGCAGCCATCCACTGGTACCAGCAGGGCCTCCTGTCGATGGAGCGGGCTGCCGAGGCCGCCGGAAGGGGCCGGGCAGAGTTCCTGGCCGAACTCGCACGTCGTCGCGTCGACGTCTTCTCGCTCGACGAGCGCGACCTCGCCCGGGAGCTCCAGGGTGCCTGA
- the cas2 gene encoding CRISPR-associated endonuclease Cas2, giving the protein MDERWYVVAYDIPDTRRREALAAWLEGWGERVQRSVFEFELRPAEFARMLAGIRTRIDPAADQVRVYHLGARGYRSIEVPAGPPARPRPRWFIV; this is encoded by the coding sequence ATGGACGAGCGCTGGTACGTCGTCGCCTACGATATCCCCGATACCCGCCGGCGCGAAGCCCTCGCCGCCTGGCTCGAGGGATGGGGAGAGCGGGTCCAGCGGAGCGTCTTCGAATTTGAGCTCCGCCCTGCTGAATTCGCCCGGATGCTCGCCGGCATCCGCACCCGCATCGACCCTGCAGCCGACCAGGTTCGGGTCTACCACCTCGGCGCCCGAGGCTATCGGTCGATCGAAGTCCCGGCCGGCCCGCCGGCGCGGCCGCGGCCCAGGTGGTTCATCGTGTGA
- a CDS encoding UvrD-helicase domain-containing protein — translation MELDDEQAAAVALAAGNTLVVARAGSGKTTALTARAAFLQKHCRIEPRELLLLAFNRDAANEMKKRLRTFLGENVPHVMTFHALAHAIVKPLSRILSDQKDEDQLDLSKFVQDVIDDLIRSERYADRIKQFMLAYYKEDWDQIIRNKFNLPIAHFLAYRRSLERETLAGEFVKSYGEKLIANILFEHGIEYKYEKPFRWGESVYRPDFTIYFDNRRGGLIIEYFGLKGEPDYDALAEDKIRYWGSRPQWNLIYFSSEDISRHGPDRFASILLGALDRFGIRYRKLSDHEIWAKVKHRAIDRFTEAVVSFVNRARALGVSADDLREKVLHHSSISQFEADFLEVACEIYDSYVDRLASQNLLDFPGLLWSAVERIKNGETSFVRDRGRESGNLKTIKYVLVDEFQDMSTAFIELLLAIKGVSDSSGFFGVGDNWQAINRFAGADIRYFGNFEDIFTSPYKFLLLNNYRSDARIVETGNAIMAPSDERGGVAVSRRDGEVMIFDMAKWRSRDAEKQRHGDDEITPAALRLIWHCLSGGQRVLVLFRARTIPWYIRWLIGPGEKDGVEALQEHFRSAIPERLRGMVTVNTAHSAKGKEEDAVIILDARDGRFPLIHPLWVTGRVFGDSLLSIGSDERRLFYVAATRAKHALYFVTDSRRGSTFLAGVRSHANVASGDWRKLAGPPCVAIEAEAGPGRKLSRYGFRPVRAGRGDGVWRKDVPLVDFSWDRVLSQLRSVDLLGVRAIDDEGNVLHEWSAGVRRSDAGE, via the coding sequence TTGGAACTCGACGACGAGCAGGCGGCCGCGGTCGCCCTGGCCGCCGGCAATACCCTGGTCGTTGCCCGCGCCGGCAGCGGCAAGACCACTGCCCTCACGGCGCGCGCCGCATTCCTCCAGAAGCATTGTCGCATCGAGCCACGCGAGCTGCTCCTGCTTGCGTTCAACCGGGATGCGGCGAACGAAATGAAGAAACGTCTGCGCACGTTCCTCGGCGAGAATGTGCCGCATGTCATGACGTTTCACGCTCTCGCACACGCGATCGTCAAACCACTATCTCGTATCCTCTCTGACCAAAAGGATGAAGATCAGCTCGACCTGAGCAAATTCGTTCAGGATGTCATCGATGACCTCATACGCTCCGAACGGTACGCTGACAGAATTAAGCAATTCATGCTGGCATATTATAAAGAAGACTGGGATCAGATTATCAGAAACAAATTTAATCTTCCTATTGCCCATTTTTTGGCGTACAGACGATCACTAGAACGGGAGACACTCGCTGGAGAATTCGTCAAGTCATATGGCGAGAAGTTGATAGCTAATATCCTCTTCGAGCACGGAATAGAATACAAATATGAGAAGCCATTCCGATGGGGCGAAAGTGTTTACCGGCCTGATTTTACCATCTATTTCGACAATCGAAGAGGAGGACTGATTATCGAATATTTCGGCTTAAAAGGCGAACCGGACTACGATGCGCTCGCTGAAGACAAGATCCGCTACTGGGGTAGCAGACCTCAGTGGAATTTGATCTATTTTTCTTCTGAAGACATATCCCGGCACGGGCCAGATCGGTTTGCTTCTATACTGCTCGGTGCATTGGACAGATTCGGAATCAGATACCGAAAGCTTTCAGATCATGAGATATGGGCCAAAGTTAAGCACCGGGCCATCGATAGATTTACAGAGGCGGTAGTCTCCTTTGTGAACAGGGCAAGAGCGCTTGGCGTTAGTGCTGACGACCTGAGAGAAAAAGTGCTGCACCACAGCTCGATAAGCCAGTTTGAAGCAGACTTCCTGGAGGTCGCCTGCGAGATCTATGATTCATATGTTGATCGTCTGGCGTCCCAGAATCTCCTGGATTTTCCCGGGTTACTTTGGTCTGCCGTGGAGCGCATCAAAAATGGCGAGACGAGCTTTGTCAGAGATAGAGGTAGAGAGTCAGGCAATTTGAAGACGATTAAATACGTCCTTGTCGACGAGTTCCAGGATATGAGCACGGCGTTTATCGAACTGTTGTTGGCGATCAAAGGCGTCTCTGATTCGTCAGGATTCTTCGGCGTAGGTGACAACTGGCAGGCTATTAACAGGTTTGCCGGAGCTGATATCAGATACTTTGGAAACTTTGAGGACATATTTACTTCTCCTTATAAATTCTTGCTGTTAAACAACTATCGGTCAGATGCCAGGATTGTAGAAACGGGAAACGCGATCATGGCCCCATCAGATGAGCGAGGTGGTGTCGCTGTGTCTCGCCGAGATGGAGAAGTCATGATATTTGATATGGCAAAGTGGCGTTCTCGAGACGCCGAAAAGCAGCGCCACGGTGACGACGAAATCACGCCGGCGGCACTGCGTCTGATATGGCACTGTCTCTCTGGCGGTCAAAGGGTGCTGGTGCTGTTCAGGGCCCGGACGATTCCTTGGTATATCCGGTGGTTGATTGGGCCCGGGGAAAAAGATGGCGTAGAGGCACTGCAGGAACATTTCCGCTCAGCCATTCCAGAGCGTCTGCGAGGAATGGTTACGGTGAATACTGCTCATTCCGCGAAGGGTAAGGAAGAGGACGCGGTGATCATTCTGGATGCGCGGGACGGCAGGTTCCCGCTCATTCATCCCCTCTGGGTGACCGGACGCGTGTTCGGTGATTCCCTGCTCTCGATCGGCAGCGACGAGCGGCGGTTGTTTTACGTGGCTGCGACCCGGGCGAAGCACGCCCTGTACTTCGTCACCGACTCCCGGCGGGGCAGCACGTTTCTCGCCGGTGTCCGGTCGCATGCCAACGTCGCAAGCGGAGACTGGCGGAAGCTGGCGGGGCCGCCTTGCGTCGCCATTGAGGCAGAAGCGGGGCCAGGTCGCAAACTGTCGCGGTACGGCTTTCGACCTGTGCGTGCAGGGCGGGGCGACGGCGTGTGGCGGAAGGACGTTCCGCTCGTCGACTTCTCGTGGGATCGAGTGCTGAGCCAGCTCCGTTCGGTCGACCTCCTCGGCGTCCGGGCCATTGATGACGAAGGCAACGTGCTGCACGAGTGGTCTGCGGGGGTACGCCGCAGTGATGCCGGTGAATGA
- a CDS encoding Swt1 family HEPN domain-containing protein yields the protein MAMTNQERVGKALELLRQGLAPWIERECQRKYGKYWVTKVSETWKNDLVWTDENTPALDAAVLLRVMWEQWNDVFRDTLGHAERSLVSEIRTWRNKWAHQEPISSDDADRALDSIQRLLTAVSAPEADEVERMKLELRRTMFDQQLRAEKRRAGGSLIEPAAASSLRPWREIVVPHPDVASGRYQQAEFAADLWQVHLGEGADEYRDPEEFFRRTYLTESLRRLLVGAVQRLSGTGGDPVVQLQTNFGGGKTHSMLALYHLFSGANPASLSGVDGVMAEAGVTKLPAVRRVVLVGNKISPGNPATKPDGTRVHTLWGELAWQLGGREAYERIRADDERATNPGDVLRELFREYGPCLVLIDEWVAYARQLHDEGDLPAGSFETQFTFAQALTEAAKLAGNCLLVVSLPASDTQGSPHTQADDVEVGGTRGREALERLRNVIGRLESSWRPASAEEGFEIVRRRLFQPIDDPEKFTQRDLTARAFADLYRASTAEFPPECREADYEKRIRAAFPIHPEVFDRLYTDWSTLLKFQRTRGVLRLMAAVIHSLWEKGDRSPLILPSTIPIDDPRVQFELTRYLSDNWVPIIEKDVDGPNSTPARIDAEVTNLGKYAATRRVARTIYLGSAPTAATAHRGIEDRRVKLGCVMPGEPPAVFGDALRRLAAAATHLYQDGARFWYSTQPTVTRLAEDRAEQLTREPDRVAEELERRVRDDLRDRGEFPRVHPFPRSSADVPDEREAGLVVLPADYSHTKDGESQAILAARGILETRGNAPRLFRNTLLFLAADKVRLQDLDEAVRRYLAWKSILDEKETLNLEPLQVRQAEAQLKAADETVRARLPETFCWLLVPEQKRPDAPVEWRAVRLSGSEALAARAGKKARAEELLLGSLGGTMLRTWLDRVPLWRGDHVSLRQLADDFASYLYLPRLKGPAVLANAVAGGIALLTWANDTFAYAESFDEASGRYRGLQFGQAISLPPDAAGLVVRPEAARRQIDAEQGSATTGHTGIDVGGGSSTGGSGGTGSGVYPQPAPETYRRFHGTIELDTEKLPAHAGQVNAEVIAHFLARLGAKVRVTLDIEATLPDGADEHLRRAVEENCRTLKFSSFGFERD from the coding sequence ATGGCGATGACCAACCAGGAACGCGTCGGCAAAGCGCTTGAACTGCTCCGGCAGGGGCTCGCCCCCTGGATCGAGCGCGAATGCCAGCGGAAGTACGGGAAGTACTGGGTCACGAAGGTCTCCGAGACCTGGAAGAACGACCTGGTCTGGACCGACGAAAACACGCCGGCCCTCGACGCCGCCGTCCTCCTCCGCGTCATGTGGGAGCAGTGGAACGACGTCTTCCGCGATACCCTCGGCCACGCCGAGCGCAGCCTCGTCTCCGAAATCCGGACGTGGCGGAACAAGTGGGCCCACCAGGAGCCGATCTCGAGCGACGACGCCGACCGCGCCCTCGACTCGATCCAGCGCCTCCTCACCGCCGTCTCCGCGCCCGAGGCCGACGAAGTCGAACGGATGAAGCTCGAGCTGCGCCGCACCATGTTCGACCAGCAGCTCCGCGCCGAGAAGCGCCGCGCCGGCGGCTCGCTCATCGAGCCCGCGGCCGCGAGCTCCCTCCGCCCCTGGCGCGAGATCGTCGTGCCCCATCCCGATGTCGCGAGCGGCCGCTACCAGCAGGCCGAGTTCGCCGCCGACCTCTGGCAGGTCCACCTCGGGGAGGGCGCCGACGAGTACCGCGACCCGGAGGAGTTCTTCCGCCGGACCTACCTGACCGAAAGCCTCCGCCGGCTCCTGGTTGGCGCGGTCCAGCGCCTTTCGGGCACCGGCGGCGACCCCGTCGTCCAGCTCCAGACCAACTTCGGCGGCGGCAAAACCCACTCCATGCTCGCGCTCTACCACCTCTTCTCCGGCGCCAACCCGGCCTCCCTGTCCGGCGTCGACGGCGTCATGGCCGAGGCGGGCGTCACGAAGCTCCCCGCTGTCCGCCGCGTCGTTCTCGTCGGCAACAAAATCTCGCCCGGCAATCCCGCGACCAAACCGGATGGAACCAGGGTGCACACGCTCTGGGGCGAACTCGCCTGGCAGCTCGGCGGCCGCGAGGCCTACGAGCGCATCCGCGCTGACGACGAGCGGGCCACGAACCCCGGCGACGTGCTGCGCGAGCTGTTCAGGGAGTACGGGCCCTGCCTCGTCCTCATCGACGAATGGGTCGCCTACGCGCGCCAGCTCCACGACGAGGGCGACCTCCCCGCGGGCAGCTTCGAAACGCAGTTCACCTTCGCGCAGGCCCTCACGGAGGCCGCGAAACTCGCCGGCAACTGCCTGCTCGTTGTCTCTCTCCCCGCCTCCGACACGCAGGGGTCGCCGCACACCCAGGCTGACGACGTCGAGGTCGGCGGCACGCGGGGCCGCGAGGCGCTCGAACGGCTCCGGAACGTCATCGGCCGGCTCGAATCCTCCTGGCGTCCCGCCTCCGCCGAAGAGGGCTTCGAAATCGTGCGGCGCCGGCTCTTCCAGCCGATCGACGACCCCGAGAAGTTCACCCAGCGCGACCTGACCGCCCGGGCCTTCGCCGACCTCTACCGCGCCAGCACCGCCGAGTTCCCGCCCGAATGCCGCGAGGCCGACTACGAGAAGCGCATCCGCGCGGCCTTCCCCATCCACCCGGAGGTCTTCGACCGGCTCTACACCGACTGGTCGACGCTGCTGAAGTTCCAGCGCACCCGCGGCGTCCTCCGCCTGATGGCGGCCGTGATCCACAGCCTCTGGGAAAAGGGCGACAGGTCGCCGCTCATCCTGCCCTCGACCATCCCCATCGACGACCCCCGGGTCCAGTTCGAACTCACGCGCTACCTCTCCGATAACTGGGTCCCAATCATCGAAAAGGACGTCGACGGCCCGAACTCCACCCCTGCCAGGATCGACGCTGAGGTGACGAACCTCGGCAAGTATGCAGCGACCCGCCGGGTGGCGCGCACCATCTACCTTGGGTCGGCGCCGACCGCCGCGACCGCCCATCGCGGCATCGAGGACCGCCGCGTCAAGCTCGGCTGTGTCATGCCCGGCGAGCCCCCGGCCGTCTTCGGCGATGCCCTCCGCCGGCTCGCCGCCGCCGCGACCCACCTCTACCAGGACGGTGCTCGCTTCTGGTACTCCACTCAGCCCACCGTGACCCGGCTCGCCGAAGACCGCGCCGAGCAGCTCACGCGCGAACCCGACCGCGTCGCTGAGGAGCTGGAGCGCCGCGTGCGCGACGACCTCCGCGACCGCGGGGAGTTCCCCCGCGTCCATCCCTTCCCGCGTTCGTCCGCCGACGTCCCCGACGAACGAGAGGCCGGGCTGGTTGTCCTCCCTGCCGACTACTCCCACACCAAAGATGGGGAGAGCCAGGCGATCCTGGCGGCGCGCGGCATCCTGGAGACGCGCGGAAACGCGCCGCGCCTCTTCCGCAACACGCTCCTCTTCCTTGCCGCCGATAAGGTCCGCCTCCAGGACCTCGACGAAGCCGTCCGGCGCTACCTCGCCTGGAAGTCGATCCTTGACGAGAAGGAAACCCTGAACCTCGAACCGCTCCAGGTGCGCCAGGCCGAGGCCCAGCTCAAGGCTGCCGACGAGACGGTTAGGGCGCGGCTTCCCGAAACCTTCTGCTGGCTCCTCGTCCCCGAACAGAAGCGTCCGGATGCCCCGGTCGAATGGCGCGCCGTGCGCCTCTCCGGCAGTGAGGCCCTGGCAGCCCGCGCCGGCAAGAAGGCCCGCGCCGAAGAACTTCTGCTCGGAAGCCTCGGAGGAACGATGCTCCGCACCTGGCTCGACCGGGTGCCGCTCTGGCGCGGTGACCACGTCTCGCTCCGCCAGCTCGCCGACGACTTCGCCAGCTACCTGTACCTGCCGCGTCTCAAAGGCCCCGCAGTGCTCGCGAACGCCGTTGCGGGCGGCATCGCGCTCCTGACCTGGGCGAACGATACCTTCGCCTACGCCGAAAGCTTCGACGAGGCCTCCGGGAGGTACCGAGGGCTCCAGTTCGGGCAGGCCATCTCCCTGCCGCCCGATGCTGCCGGGCTGGTCGTCCGGCCGGAGGCCGCACGCCGGCAAATCGACGCCGAGCAGGGTTCAGCAACGACCGGTCACACCGGCATCGATGTTGGCGGAGGGAGCAGCACCGGCGGCAGCGGCGGGACCGGCTCTGGCGTGTACCCGCAGCCGGCCCCGGAGACCTACCGCCGCTTCCACGGGACAATCGAGCTGGATACCGAGAAGCTCCCGGCGCATGCTGGCCAGGTCAACGCAGAGGTCATCGCCCACTTTCTCGCAAGGCTGGGTGCGAAGGTCCGGGTCACGCTCGACATCGAAGCCACCCTGCCCGACGGCGCCGATGAGCACCTGCGCCGCGCTGTCGAGGAGAACTGCCGGACCCTGAAGTTCTCGAGCTTCGGCTTTGAGCGCGACTGA